From Chloracidobacterium sp. N, the proteins below share one genomic window:
- a CDS encoding glycosyltransferase family 9 protein: MQHLLFTHTGTNVEFLLALPAMQAARRHFDGTQIWLAAPDRACELAHLADCADTTLALGPALSTIAQPSVFKGLRAIAALREQTFDAVVSLTGTFLENASAMLLRARRRLVLQAGNARPRRHFTDAAAELVARLGVPKTAPVPHLRLPPAVRATEQQKLARLGWRDDRLTIALHPTVGFAPQVWPSEQFLPLAVRLAAEYDAQLLVIETEEETGLTERQRAAWKQHRLAPLFLCRPSLALLAVALAQASVIVGSNRLPVHLAAAVQTPGVVIMDGTSDSGWLAPRHRHSRLLYAQPSRPATVDDVFGLVCQVMAASRTAALFTSDD, from the coding sequence GTGCAGCACCTGCTTTTTACGCACACCGGCACGAATGTTGAGTTTCTCCTGGCACTACCGGCAATGCAGGCCGCCCGGCGACACTTCGACGGGACGCAGATTTGGCTGGCGGCGCCGGACCGGGCCTGTGAACTGGCGCATCTGGCGGATTGTGCCGACACGACCCTGGCGCTGGGTCCAGCGCTTTCCACTATCGCTCAACCGTCGGTCTTCAAGGGACTGCGCGCCATCGCAGCCCTGCGCGAGCAGACTTTTGACGCAGTAGTGAGCCTCACCGGGACGTTTCTGGAAAACGCCAGCGCCATGCTGTTGCGCGCCCGGCGGCGGCTCGTGCTTCAGGCCGGTAACGCGCGCCCCCGTCGCCACTTCACCGATGCGGCGGCGGAGCTTGTTGCCCGGCTTGGCGTTCCCAAAACGGCACCAGTTCCGCATCTGCGGCTCCCGCCAGCCGTGCGCGCCACCGAACAGCAAAAACTCGCCCGGCTCGGCTGGCGCGACGACCGGCTCACCATTGCCCTGCACCCGACCGTCGGCTTTGCTCCCCAGGTCTGGCCCAGCGAACAGTTCCTGCCTCTGGCCGTCCGTCTCGCCGCCGAGTATGACGCGCAACTGCTGGTCATCGAGACCGAAGAGGAAACCGGGCTGACCGAGCGGCAACGCGCCGCCTGGAAACAGCACCGGCTTGCGCCCCTCTTTCTGTGCCGTCCCAGCCTGGCGTTACTCGCTGTCGCTTTGGCGCAAGCCTCAGTGATTGTGGGGAGCAATCGGCTGCCGGTTCACCTGGCCGCCGCCGTTCAAACGCCCGGCGTGGTCATCATGGATGGCACGTCAGATTCCGGCTGGCTGGCTCCCCGCCACCGGCACAGCCGGTTGCTCTATGCCCAACCATCGCGTCCGGCCACGGTGGATGACGTGTTTGGACTCGTGTGCCAAGTGATGGCGGCCAGTCGGACCGCCGCGTTGTTCACTTCGGACGACTGA
- the mdh gene encoding malate dehydrogenase, which yields MGRKKITVVGAGNVGATVAELLVLKELGDVVLVDIVEGLPQGKGLDLNEMAPVEGYDALVTGTNGYDETKDSDVVVITSGAPRKPGMSRDDLVEINQKIVASVTEQVAPRSPNAILVVVANPLDAMCTVAHRVSGFPRERVVGMAGVLDSARMRYFLADALQVSVENITAFVLGGHGDTMVPLPRYSTCAGIPIPELLPEDTIAAIVERTRHGGAEIVKLLGTSAWYAPASATVEMVEAIIKDKKKILPCAALLQGEYGIEGLFIGVPVKLGSGGVEQIIEIKLTEDEAAALKKSAAAVQELVNLLK from the coding sequence ATGGGACGCAAAAAGATCACTGTTGTCGGGGCTGGCAACGTTGGCGCGACGGTTGCCGAACTGCTTGTACTCAAGGAGTTGGGGGATGTTGTTCTGGTGGACATCGTCGAGGGGCTGCCCCAGGGGAAAGGGTTGGATTTGAACGAAATGGCGCCGGTTGAAGGCTACGATGCACTTGTGACCGGAACCAATGGCTACGATGAAACCAAGGATTCCGATGTGGTCGTCATCACTTCCGGCGCGCCACGCAAGCCCGGTATGAGCCGCGACGACCTGGTGGAGATCAACCAGAAGATTGTGGCCAGTGTGACGGAACAGGTCGCGCCCCGTTCACCCAACGCCATTCTGGTCGTCGTCGCCAACCCGCTGGACGCCATGTGCACGGTGGCGCATCGGGTGTCAGGGTTTCCACGGGAGCGCGTCGTGGGCATGGCTGGCGTGCTGGATTCAGCCCGGATGCGCTACTTTCTCGCCGACGCGCTTCAGGTTTCGGTGGAAAACATTACGGCCTTTGTGCTGGGCGGCCACGGCGACACCATGGTGCCGCTGCCGCGTTACTCGACCTGCGCCGGGATTCCCATTCCTGAACTGCTCCCGGAAGACACCATTGCGGCGATAGTCGAGCGGACACGCCATGGCGGGGCGGAAATCGTCAAGCTGCTGGGAACGTCAGCCTGGTATGCGCCCGCTTCGGCAACGGTCGAAATGGTCGAGGCTATCATCAAGGACAAGAAAAAAATCCTGCCCTGCGCGGCGCTGCTTCAGGGCGAGTATGGCATCGAGGGCCTCTTTATCGGTGTTCCGGTCAAGCTCGGCAGTGGTGGCGTCGAGCAGATCATTGAGATCAAGCTGACGGAAGACGAAGCGGCGGCGCTCAAAAAGTCAGCCGCGGCCGTGCAGGAACTCGTCAATCTGCTGAAGTAA
- a CDS encoding enoyl-CoA hydratase/isomerase family protein → MLAEESVQLEKHAGLAVVTLNRPQVINVLTTDMLRRLDAFLDEVAADEHLHILVLRGAGARGFCAGADVKWLRQCVLEGQPERGDEFFAVEYALDLRLHRFPKPIVALMEGVTMGGGLGLAIGARYRIATPTTRLAMPEVHIGFFPDVGASWFLNQLPGAWGRYLALTGESIDGATAQAVGLATHYLDGLPTAELVERLPANPDLSWLDAPGQPDRTTVVHDDWVATHFSQPSLDAVRASLEAASDERSQKAAQALRAASPHSLALTWHLLCTAPPTSLEEAFHREADLARQAIRHPDYAEGVRARLVDKDFRPRWQVGNT, encoded by the coding sequence ATGCTTGCTGAAGAATCCGTACAACTGGAAAAGCACGCCGGGCTGGCCGTTGTGACGCTCAACCGGCCACAGGTCATCAACGTCCTGACGACGGACATGCTGCGGCGGCTCGATGCGTTCCTTGATGAAGTTGCTGCTGACGAACACCTCCACATCCTGGTACTCCGTGGGGCCGGCGCGCGCGGTTTCTGCGCCGGCGCTGATGTGAAATGGCTGCGGCAGTGCGTTCTGGAGGGTCAGCCGGAACGCGGAGATGAGTTCTTTGCTGTTGAATACGCCCTTGACCTGCGGTTGCACCGGTTTCCAAAACCCATCGTGGCGCTGATGGAAGGCGTCACGATGGGCGGCGGGCTGGGGCTAGCCATCGGGGCGCGCTACCGGATCGCCACGCCAACCACCCGCCTGGCCATGCCGGAAGTCCACATCGGCTTTTTCCCGGATGTCGGAGCGAGCTGGTTTCTCAACCAACTCCCCGGCGCGTGGGGGCGGTATCTTGCCCTGACCGGCGAGAGCATTGACGGTGCAACGGCGCAGGCGGTTGGTCTGGCAACCCACTACCTGGACGGGCTGCCAACGGCTGAACTGGTGGAACGCCTGCCTGCCAATCCTGACTTATCCTGGCTGGATGCGCCCGGCCAGCCGGACCGGACGACGGTCGTCCATGACGACTGGGTGGCCACGCACTTCAGTCAACCTTCACTCGATGCCGTCCGGGCCTCGCTCGAAGCCGCCTCCGATGAACGTTCACAGAAAGCGGCCCAGGCACTGCGGGCGGCTTCACCCCATAGCCTGGCGCTCACTTGGCATCTGCTCTGCACGGCGCCGCCGACTTCGCTTGAGGAAGCCTTCCACCGGGAAGCCGACCTGGCCCGGCAGGCCATCCGGCACCCGGATTACGCCGAGGGCGTCCGGGCGCGGCTCGTGGACAAAGACTTCCGCCCCCGGTGGCAAGTCGGGAACACCTGA
- the ribA gene encoding GTP cyclohydrolase II has translation MEAISGEGAKESHPAWTIERVAEANLPTEFGLFRIIGYRSLTSDEEFVVLLKGVPSPHVPTLVRIHSQCLTGDVFHSIKCDCGPQLQRAMEKIAAAGLGVIVYQHQEGRGIGILNKIRAYALQDQGADTIEANVRLGFDVDARDYTQCVEILQELGLKKIRLMSNNPLKLAALQNAGLEVVERVPIELTPRAPSVNYLRTKKEKMGHLLSVV, from the coding sequence ATGGAAGCCATATCAGGGGAAGGAGCGAAGGAAAGTCATCCCGCCTGGACGATTGAGCGGGTGGCTGAAGCGAATCTTCCCACGGAGTTCGGTCTGTTTCGCATTATCGGTTACCGCAGTCTGACGAGTGATGAGGAGTTTGTGGTGTTGCTCAAGGGGGTGCCATCCCCACACGTACCAACGCTGGTCCGCATTCACTCCCAATGCCTGACGGGCGATGTCTTTCATTCCATCAAGTGTGACTGCGGCCCACAGTTGCAGCGCGCCATGGAAAAAATTGCAGCGGCAGGTCTCGGTGTCATTGTCTATCAGCACCAGGAAGGGCGTGGCATCGGGATTTTGAACAAGATTCGGGCCTATGCCCTGCAGGATCAGGGCGCGGATACCATTGAGGCCAACGTCCGGTTGGGCTTTGACGTGGATGCCCGCGATTACACCCAGTGCGTCGAGATTTTGCAGGAGCTTGGGCTGAAGAAAATCCGTCTGATGTCAAACAACCCGCTCAAACTGGCAGCGCTTCAGAATGCCGGGCTGGAGGTCGTCGAGCGCGTGCCCATTGAACTGACGCCACGGGCGCCTTCGGTCAACTACCTCCGCACGAAAAAGGAAAAAATGGGACACTTGCTGAGCGTCGTCTGA
- a CDS encoding glycosyl hydrolase codes for MYTLKPLFRAALALCCLFSPGSLAQQSSNPTPAATAPAPVALDASMLGAFTARAIGPATMSGRIAALDVVNTNPKTIYVGAASGGVWKSADGGLTFRPVFDKHTQSIGALTIDQSRPETVWVGTGEGWTRNSVSVGNGIYKTTDGGETWTRVGLEKTERIARIVIDPRRPDTVYAAALGPLWSSGEERGLYKTTDGGKTWTKVLYVNADTGCADVALDPQEPDIVYAAMWQFRRQPWTFTSGGPGSGLHKSTDGGKTWKKLTAGLPEGDLGRIALAVAPSRPNVVYANVESRKTALYMSQDLGESWTKVNDANASVKSRPFYFSLLVVDPKDYRRVYKPATTLARSQDGGKTFETIAGSTHSDHHALWINPANTDHLLLGTDGGVYESLNGGRTFRLLRTLPVAQFYHVTADNARPYNVYGGLQDNGTWMGPSHKPGGITNADWRNIGFGDGFWAVPDPTDANVVYLESQGGNLARWDRRTNETKFIAPPEVPGERLRFNWNSPIAVGRKNPANLYFGAQYLFLSRDRGESWTRISPDLTTNDPDKQKQEASGGLTVDNSTAENHCTIFTISESPLDEKVIWVGTDDGNLQVTRDGGRTWTNVVRNVPGLPPNTWCSCVEASRFAAGTAYATFDGHRTGDMATYIYRTDDFGQTWQRLTQGDATGYAHVIREDTMVRNLLFLGTEMGFFVSIDRGERWVKFTGGLPNGLPIYDLCVHPREGDVILATHGRGIYIVDDISPLRQLTPEVLGREVAFLETRPSLLRTPVISQSFSGDDEFRGTPLPDAAIITYYLKERHVVGDFRVEIYNPAGDLISTLPGGKRKGINRVEWSTRLKPPRVPRSEAAPFPLPGPTVLEGTYTVKLIKDKQVYTGAITLAADPTSPHRPSDRTLKQQTQLELYALLERLAYVDAALTEARDAARARAKGLAAEDALGKQLTDFADRCQALRATLVATREGGITGEEQLREKLADLYGKISYYGGRPSASQLALVVPYRQAVEQAEAQLRKLMTDELSPVNAALKARNLAVIEPLTREAFDRRP; via the coding sequence CGGCCCGGCAACGATGAGCGGCCGGATTGCCGCCCTCGATGTCGTCAACACCAACCCGAAAACCATCTATGTCGGCGCAGCCAGCGGCGGCGTGTGGAAATCAGCCGACGGCGGTCTGACCTTCCGCCCGGTCTTTGACAAACACACCCAGTCCATCGGCGCGCTGACCATTGACCAGAGCCGCCCGGAAACCGTCTGGGTGGGCACCGGGGAAGGCTGGACGCGCAACTCGGTCTCGGTCGGCAACGGCATCTATAAGACGACCGATGGCGGCGAAACCTGGACGCGCGTGGGGCTGGAAAAAACCGAACGGATTGCCCGCATTGTCATTGACCCGCGCCGTCCCGACACGGTTTATGCGGCGGCGCTGGGGCCGTTGTGGTCCTCCGGCGAGGAACGCGGGCTGTACAAAACCACCGACGGCGGCAAGACCTGGACGAAAGTCCTCTACGTCAATGCCGACACGGGCTGCGCCGACGTTGCTCTCGATCCCCAGGAACCGGACATTGTCTATGCCGCCATGTGGCAGTTCCGCCGGCAGCCCTGGACGTTCACTTCCGGCGGCCCCGGAAGCGGTCTCCACAAATCCACCGATGGCGGCAAGACCTGGAAGAAGCTGACCGCAGGCCTGCCCGAAGGCGACCTGGGGCGGATCGCCCTCGCTGTTGCGCCGTCACGTCCGAATGTCGTCTATGCCAACGTCGAAAGCCGCAAGACGGCGCTGTATATGTCGCAGGATTTGGGTGAAAGCTGGACGAAGGTCAATGATGCCAATGCCAGCGTCAAGTCGCGTCCGTTTTATTTCAGCCTGCTGGTGGTTGACCCGAAGGATTACCGGCGGGTGTACAAGCCGGCCACCACGCTGGCCCGCAGTCAGGACGGCGGCAAGACCTTCGAGACCATTGCCGGCAGCACACACAGCGACCACCACGCCCTCTGGATCAATCCAGCCAATACTGACCACCTGCTGCTTGGCACGGATGGCGGCGTGTATGAATCGCTCAACGGCGGCCGGACGTTCCGCCTGCTGCGCACGCTGCCGGTGGCGCAGTTTTACCACGTGACGGCCGACAATGCGCGGCCGTACAACGTCTATGGCGGCTTGCAGGACAACGGCACCTGGATGGGTCCATCACACAAGCCGGGCGGCATCACCAATGCCGACTGGCGCAACATCGGGTTTGGAGACGGCTTCTGGGCAGTGCCCGACCCGACCGATGCCAACGTGGTCTATCTCGAATCGCAGGGCGGCAATCTGGCGCGGTGGGACCGGCGTACCAATGAGACGAAGTTCATTGCGCCGCCGGAGGTGCCTGGCGAAAGGCTCCGTTTCAACTGGAACAGCCCCATTGCCGTTGGGCGCAAAAATCCGGCCAACCTCTACTTCGGCGCGCAGTACCTGTTTTTGTCGCGCGACAGGGGTGAATCCTGGACGCGGATTTCCCCCGACCTTACCACCAATGACCCCGACAAGCAGAAACAGGAAGCCTCCGGCGGGCTGACCGTGGACAACTCCACGGCGGAGAATCACTGCACGATTTTCACTATCAGCGAGTCGCCGCTGGATGAGAAGGTCATCTGGGTTGGCACTGACGACGGCAACCTGCAGGTGACCCGCGATGGCGGCCGGACGTGGACGAATGTCGTGCGCAATGTTCCGGGGCTGCCGCCCAACACCTGGTGCAGTTGTGTCGAGGCGTCCCGGTTTGCGGCTGGAACGGCCTACGCCACGTTTGACGGCCACCGCACCGGGGATATGGCGACATACATCTATCGGACGGATGACTTCGGCCAGACCTGGCAACGCCTGACGCAGGGCGATGCGACCGGCTACGCGCACGTCATCCGGGAAGACACGATGGTTCGCAACCTGCTGTTTCTTGGTACGGAAATGGGTTTTTTCGTCTCCATTGACCGGGGCGAGCGGTGGGTGAAGTTCACCGGCGGGCTGCCGAACGGGCTGCCGATCTACGATCTGTGCGTCCACCCACGCGAAGGCGATGTGATTCTGGCGACCCACGGGCGGGGCATCTACATCGTGGACGATATTTCCCCCCTGCGGCAGTTGACGCCGGAAGTGCTCGGACGTGAAGTGGCTTTCCTGGAAACACGTCCGTCCCTGTTGCGGACGCCGGTCATTTCCCAGAGCTTCTCCGGCGACGATGAGTTTCGCGGCACACCACTGCCGGACGCCGCCATCATCACCTACTACCTGAAGGAACGGCATGTGGTGGGCGATTTCCGCGTGGAAATCTACAACCCGGCCGGGGACTTGATTTCGACGCTGCCTGGCGGCAAACGGAAAGGCATCAACCGGGTGGAGTGGTCAACCCGGCTCAAACCGCCCCGGGTGCCGCGCTCGGAAGCTGCGCCGTTCCCACTTCCGGGCCCGACGGTGCTGGAAGGGACCTATACGGTCAAGCTCATCAAAGATAAGCAGGTGTACACCGGCGCGATCACGTTGGCAGCGGACCCGACTTCGCCGCATCGCCCGTCCGACCGCACGCTGAAGCAGCAGACCCAACTCGAACTCTATGCCCTGCTGGAGCGCCTGGCTTATGTTGATGCAGCGCTTACTGAAGCCCGTGATGCTGCACGGGCGCGCGCCAAGGGGCTGGCGGCTGAGGACGCGCTGGGCAAGCAGCTTACGGATTTTGCTGACCGTTGCCAGGCGCTGCGGGCGACCCTCGTGGCCACCCGTGAAGGCGGTATTACCGGCGAGGAGCAGTTGCGTGAAAAGCTGGCCGATCTCTACGGCAAGATCAGCTACTACGGTGGGCGGCCGTCGGCCTCGCAGTTGGCGCTCGTGGTGCCTTACCGGCAGGCCGTCGAGCAGGCTGAAGCGCAGCTCAGGAAGCTCATGACGGATGAGTTGTCCCCGGTCAATGCCGCACTGAAGGCCCGGAACCTGGCTGTCATTGAACCCCTGACCCGTGAAGCATTCGACCGCCGCCCCTGA